A portion of the Anabas testudineus chromosome 22, fAnaTes1.2, whole genome shotgun sequence genome contains these proteins:
- the pcnx4 gene encoding pecanex-like protein 4 isoform X2, translated as MVRMGPDVPLLNEYKQEFFWKRFPQTVLGGPRFKLGYCAPPYVYVNQAVLFLTPWLFGGIGTLLCQLQLLQELHAAVLSGMFMFGAAVAVQALALYAARKSGTVERLGAPNILVDEEEVEFTHCVSPETVRFIAPGKKFGLNVVLHTVLAAGLCGFGTWYVFLGRLTALYGSIGVSLVVFVLSWVTLCIAEYSLIINTATETATFQAQDTYEITPLTRPLYIFIFISVDLADRFSGPVPELHLACQVLHVLFLFLPLLWALGILPPLDALLLWGMEQALVFGLGGSPMSSNLRLLLMFGASTGVAVCNFFIPSTLGVVLFSISTGFLLSLDLSQVGTLCRSPRAVPGDHGFRRGGSPPPPSSFGWNLGCRELLLYLSLLLVAMVEAGLLHHFLGSAQSQSLVMGPQAPVSYLLLALFCLCWALREIQGAYIFGGMFLNPLYPKGMSSVQTFKQRDRALYTAAAIRRVLVYLVCPFAMIAFLSMDKSLQLLHTASLSVGFTRAFRVVWQSSDDALLQMVVVVLVQLAAGNNILPGWDILGTGVQLLLVGLLIDRLTQFLAKLKFTLTVLVTSWTEKKQRRQSAGTLLALNASLCPIVLAVVTLSALLSAPLLPLFTLPIFLVGFPRPQRSWPGPVGTACPCLDSIFYQQMSGSLASALRTAFARGSLGSLAPGSHFLGRFQDRMVWIMILERGYGYCTINIKGLELQETSCHTVEARRVDEVFEAAFERPERLGFTQGFNLHWGNALTPCAALAVQVYSDARNVLSGIIDSHDNLRKLQDDFLKALVWLLLRYCVQKHKGFLWSSEEGSGVGGRKSQSSQLLQTTCNQPPEAVIVESNVSSLRYRQDSSSLTSFGDWSDEDDLFGPQPARRTVALVTAEAQPLQPLGLGIGMPAVDKGRNPEVFRESPGSLPHLNFSCPQSEVFNLPPGWRMAPLLPSRLLQLRSLFPEDWFRFTLGQFGPAVQGEATEDMTKALKEDEALKELHTQVALSCLISLGAESAFTSPSYVYRLYCGDVPWTEGLNWLSSSKELYQLALRAFRFSFKLLFDQASLGPIESPEELFSTLEEYERDWYIGLVTEKGWHDSILQEKPFLFSLGQDLAMGTYTGRVLSLQEQLVQVGRLNGEGVRGQWANLSWELLYATNDDEERYSIQAHPFMLRNLTVQAADPPLGYPIYSSAPLHFPCL; from the exons ATGGTCAGGATGGGGCCAGACGTGCCCCTTCTTAATGAGTATAAACAGGAGTTCTTCTGGAAGCGCTTCCCCCAGACAGTTTTAGGGGGTCCACGCTTCAAGTTGGGCTACTGTGCCCCTCCATACGTTTATGTCAATCAGGCAGTCTTGTTCTTGACGCCATGGTTGTTTGGGGGCATCGGTACTCTGCTCtgccagctgcagctgcttcaaGAGCTCCATGCTGCAGTGCTCTCTGGTATGTTCATGTTCGGGGCTGCAGTGGCTGTCCAGGCCCTGGCATTGTATGCTGCTCGGAAAAGTGGAACAGTGGAGAGACTTGGTGCACCTAATATCCTGGTTGATGAAGAGGAAGTGGAATTCACCCACTGTGTCAGCCCTGAGACGGTGCGATTCATTGCCCCTGGGAAGAAGTTTGGGCTGAATGTGGTGCTACATACCGTACTGGCTGCGGGGCTCTGTGGCTTTGGGACATGGTATGTGTTCCTTGGCAGACTGACTGCTCTGTATGGAAGCATTGGTGTATCCCTGGTAGTCTTTGTCCTAAGTTGGGTGACTCTGTGTATAGCTGAGTATTCTCTTATCATAAATACGGCCACAGAGACGGCCACTTTCCAGGCACAGGACACTTACGAGATCACCCCACTCACTCGGCCTCTctacattttcatattcatcaGTGTGGACTTGGCTGATAG GTTCTCAGGCCCAGTTCCTGAGCTTCATCTGGCCTGCCAGGTTCTCCATGTGCTGTTTCTCTTCCTACCTCTGCTGTGGGCACTAGGCATACTGCCTCCACTGGATGCCTTGCTTCTCTGGGGCATGGAGCAAGCTCTTGTTTTTGGCTTAGGTGGTTCACCCATGTCCAGCAACCTCAG GTTGCTGTTGATGTTTGGTGCATCCACTGGTGTAGCTGTGTGTAATTTCTTCATCCCGTCAACACTGGGTGTGGTTCTCTTCTCCATCTCTACGGGATTTCTGCTGAGCCTGGACCTCAGCCAGGTTGGCACACTCTGCAGAAGTCCCAGGGCGGTCCCTGGAGACCATGGATTTCGCAGAGGGGGGTCACCACCTCCTCCCAGTTCTTTTGGCTGGAATCTGGGCTGCAGGGAGCTGCTGCTATATTTGAGCCTGCTACTAGTGGCAATGGTGGAGGCAGGGCTGTTGCATCACTTCCTGGGTTCAGCTCAGTCCCAAAGCTTGGTTATGGGACCCCAGGCTCCTGTCAGCTACCTCCTCCTCGCACTCTTCTGCCTCTGCTGGGCTCTCAGAGAGATTCAGGGGGCATATATATTTGGAGGAATGTTTCTGAATCCCTTGTACCCTAAAGGCATGTCCAGTGTGCAGACTTTCAAGCAAAGGGATAGAGCATTATATACTGCTGCAGCAATCAGAAGAGTACTTGTTTATCTTG TGTGTCCATTTGCAATGATTGCTTTCCTGTCAATGGACAAatctctgcagctgctccacacGGCTTCCCTTAGTGTGGGATTTACACGAGCATTTAGAGTG gTGTGGCAGAGCTCAGATGATGCTCTGCTTCAAATGGTGGTGGTGGTCTTGGTACAGCTAGCAGCTGGAAACAACATCCTGCCAGGGTGGGACATCCTGGGTACTGGAGTGCAGCTTCTTTTG GTGGGCCTTCTAATTGACAGACTGACTCAGTTCTTGGCCAAGCTAAAGTTCACCCTGACCGTTTTGGTGACGTCTTGGACCGAGAAAAAACAGCGCCGTCAGTCAGCTGGAACCCTCCTGGCTCTGAATGCCTCCCTCTGCCCAATTGTGCTGGCAGTGGTGACCCTCTCTGCCTTGCTCTCTGCCCCTCTTCTGCCCCTCTTCACCCTGCCCATCTTCCTGGTGGGGTTCCCCAGGCCTCAGCGCAGTTGGCCAGGGCCCGTGGGCACTGCTTGTCCCTGCCTAGATTCCATCTTCTACCAGCAGATGAGCGGAAGTCTTGCTTCTGCTTTAAGGACGGCCTTTGCAAGAGGGTCACTGG GTTCTTTAGCTCCCGGCTCTCATTTTCTTGGCCGCTTTCAGGACCGCATGGTTTGGATAATGATCTTGGAGAGAGGCTATGGTTACTGTACCATCAACATTAAg ggtCTAGAGCTGCAAGAGACATCTTGCCACACGGTGGAGGCACGGAGGGTTGATGAGGTTTTTGAGGCTGCTTTTGAGCGCCCTGAGCGACTTGGCTTCACCCAGGGCTTTAACTTGCACTGGGGAAATGCCCTCACCCCTTGTGCCGCCCTTGCAGTGCAAGTCTACTCCGATGCCCGAAACGTCCTCTCAGGCATCATTGACTCCCATGATAACTTGAGGAAGCTTCAAGATGATTTTCTTAAAGCACTGGTCTGGTTGCTCCTTAGATACTGTGTGCAGAAGCACAAGGGATTTCTATGGAGCAGTGAGGAAGGATCTGGGGTTGGAGGCAGAAAGTCACAGTCTTCACAGCTGTTACAGACTACATGTAACCAGCCACCTGAGGCTGTCATTGTGGAATCTAATGTGTCCTCTCTCAGATACAGACAGGACAGCTCCAGCTTGACTTCCTTTGGTGACTGGTCAGATGAGGATGACTTATTTGGACCTCAACCAGCCAGACGGACGGTGGCACTAGTGACTGCAGAGGCCCAG CCACTGCAGCCTCTGGGACTGGGCATTGGGATGCCAGCTGTGGATAAAGGCCGAAACCCAGAGGTCTTCAGAGAAAGTCCTGGCTCTCTTCCTCATCTGAACTTCAGCTGCCCCCAGTCGGAGGTATTCAACCTTCCACCAGGGTGGAGGATGGCACCATTATTACCATCCCGCCTCCTCCAGCTCAGGTCTTTGTTTCCCGAAGACTGGTTTCGGTTTACTTTAGGCCAGTTTGGGCCTGCTGTGCAGGGCGAGGCCACAGAGGACATGACCAAAGCCCTAAAGGAAGATGAAGCCCTGAAAGAACTGCACACTCAGGTTGCACTTTCATGTCTCATCTCACTGGGGGCAGAGTCTGCTTTCACCAGTCCCAGTTATGTCTACAGGCTCTATTGTGGAGATGTACCTTGGACAGAAGGACTCAATTGGCTCTCCTCAAGTAAGGAACTTTATCAGCTTGCACTTCGGGCTTTCAG GTTCAGTTTCAAACTGCTGTTTGATCAAGCAAGCCTAGGGCCCATAGAGTCCCCTGAGGAATTGTTCAGCACCTTGGAGGAATACGAAAGAGACTGGTACATAGGCCTGGTGACAGAAAAAGGGTGGCATGACAGCATCCTTCAGGAGAAACCCTTCCTTTTCTCTTTAGGACAGGACCTTGCAATG GGTACCTACACAGGGAGAGTCCTGTCCCTGCAGGAGCAGCTGGTGCAGGTGGGCCGTCTGAATGGAGAAGGGGTACGAGGACAATGGGCAAACCTTTCCTGGGAGCTCCTGTATGCTACTAATGATGACGAAGAACGTTACAGCATCCAAGCTCATCCCTTCATGCTAAGGAACCTAACTGTTCAGGCAGCCGATCCCCCCCTAGGATACCCTATTTACTCCTCAGCCCCACTTCACTTTCCCTGCCTCTGA
- the pcnx4 gene encoding pecanex-like protein 4 isoform X1 codes for MVRMGPDVPLLNEYKQEFFWKRFPQTVLGGPRFKLGYCAPPYVYVNQAVLFLTPWLFGGIGTLLCQLQLLQELHAAVLSGMFMFGAAVAVQALALYAARKSGTVERLGAPNILVDEEEVEFTHCVSPETVRFIAPGKKFGLNVVLHTVLAAGLCGFGTWYVFLGRLTALYGSIGVSLVVFVLSWVTLCIAEYSLIINTATETATFQAQDTYEITPLTRPLYIFIFISVDLADRFSGPVPELHLACQVLHVLFLFLPLLWALGILPPLDALLLWGMEQALVFGLGGSPMSSNLRLLLMFGASTGVAVCNFFIPSTLGVVLFSISTGFLLSLDLSQVGTLCRSPRAVPGDHGFRRGGSPPPPSSFGWNLGCRELLLYLSLLLVAMVEAGLLHHFLGSAQSQSLVMGPQAPVSYLLLALFCLCWALREIQGAYIFGGMFLNPLYPKGMSSVQTFKQRDRALYTAAAIRRVLVYLVCPFAMIAFLSMDKSLQLLHTASLSVGFTRAFRVVWQSSDDALLQMVVVVLVQLAAGNNILPGWDILGTGVQLLLVGLLIDRLTQFLAKLKFTLTVLVTSWTEKKQRRQSAGTLLALNASLCPIVLAVVTLSALLSAPLLPLFTLPIFLVGFPRPQRSWPGPVGTACPCLDSIFYQQMSGSLASALRTAFARGSLGSLAPGSHFLGRFQDRMVWIMILERGYGYCTINIKGLELQETSCHTVEARRVDEVFEAAFERPERLGFTQGFNLHWGNALTPCAALAVQVYSDARNVLSGIIDSHDNLRKLQDDFLKALVWLLLRYCVQKHKGFLWSSEEGSGVGGRKSQSSQLLQTTCNQPPEAVIVESNVSSLRYRQDSSSLTSFGDWSDEDDLFGPQPARRTVALVTAEAQVGHTALQTGVSLPGSVEMDSLFENMALSALQPLQPLGLGIGMPAVDKGRNPEVFRESPGSLPHLNFSCPQSEVFNLPPGWRMAPLLPSRLLQLRSLFPEDWFRFTLGQFGPAVQGEATEDMTKALKEDEALKELHTQVALSCLISLGAESAFTSPSYVYRLYCGDVPWTEGLNWLSSSKELYQLALRAFRFSFKLLFDQASLGPIESPEELFSTLEEYERDWYIGLVTEKGWHDSILQEKPFLFSLGQDLAMGTYTGRVLSLQEQLVQVGRLNGEGVRGQWANLSWELLYATNDDEERYSIQAHPFMLRNLTVQAADPPLGYPIYSSAPLHFPCL; via the exons ATGGTCAGGATGGGGCCAGACGTGCCCCTTCTTAATGAGTATAAACAGGAGTTCTTCTGGAAGCGCTTCCCCCAGACAGTTTTAGGGGGTCCACGCTTCAAGTTGGGCTACTGTGCCCCTCCATACGTTTATGTCAATCAGGCAGTCTTGTTCTTGACGCCATGGTTGTTTGGGGGCATCGGTACTCTGCTCtgccagctgcagctgcttcaaGAGCTCCATGCTGCAGTGCTCTCTGGTATGTTCATGTTCGGGGCTGCAGTGGCTGTCCAGGCCCTGGCATTGTATGCTGCTCGGAAAAGTGGAACAGTGGAGAGACTTGGTGCACCTAATATCCTGGTTGATGAAGAGGAAGTGGAATTCACCCACTGTGTCAGCCCTGAGACGGTGCGATTCATTGCCCCTGGGAAGAAGTTTGGGCTGAATGTGGTGCTACATACCGTACTGGCTGCGGGGCTCTGTGGCTTTGGGACATGGTATGTGTTCCTTGGCAGACTGACTGCTCTGTATGGAAGCATTGGTGTATCCCTGGTAGTCTTTGTCCTAAGTTGGGTGACTCTGTGTATAGCTGAGTATTCTCTTATCATAAATACGGCCACAGAGACGGCCACTTTCCAGGCACAGGACACTTACGAGATCACCCCACTCACTCGGCCTCTctacattttcatattcatcaGTGTGGACTTGGCTGATAG GTTCTCAGGCCCAGTTCCTGAGCTTCATCTGGCCTGCCAGGTTCTCCATGTGCTGTTTCTCTTCCTACCTCTGCTGTGGGCACTAGGCATACTGCCTCCACTGGATGCCTTGCTTCTCTGGGGCATGGAGCAAGCTCTTGTTTTTGGCTTAGGTGGTTCACCCATGTCCAGCAACCTCAG GTTGCTGTTGATGTTTGGTGCATCCACTGGTGTAGCTGTGTGTAATTTCTTCATCCCGTCAACACTGGGTGTGGTTCTCTTCTCCATCTCTACGGGATTTCTGCTGAGCCTGGACCTCAGCCAGGTTGGCACACTCTGCAGAAGTCCCAGGGCGGTCCCTGGAGACCATGGATTTCGCAGAGGGGGGTCACCACCTCCTCCCAGTTCTTTTGGCTGGAATCTGGGCTGCAGGGAGCTGCTGCTATATTTGAGCCTGCTACTAGTGGCAATGGTGGAGGCAGGGCTGTTGCATCACTTCCTGGGTTCAGCTCAGTCCCAAAGCTTGGTTATGGGACCCCAGGCTCCTGTCAGCTACCTCCTCCTCGCACTCTTCTGCCTCTGCTGGGCTCTCAGAGAGATTCAGGGGGCATATATATTTGGAGGAATGTTTCTGAATCCCTTGTACCCTAAAGGCATGTCCAGTGTGCAGACTTTCAAGCAAAGGGATAGAGCATTATATACTGCTGCAGCAATCAGAAGAGTACTTGTTTATCTTG TGTGTCCATTTGCAATGATTGCTTTCCTGTCAATGGACAAatctctgcagctgctccacacGGCTTCCCTTAGTGTGGGATTTACACGAGCATTTAGAGTG gTGTGGCAGAGCTCAGATGATGCTCTGCTTCAAATGGTGGTGGTGGTCTTGGTACAGCTAGCAGCTGGAAACAACATCCTGCCAGGGTGGGACATCCTGGGTACTGGAGTGCAGCTTCTTTTG GTGGGCCTTCTAATTGACAGACTGACTCAGTTCTTGGCCAAGCTAAAGTTCACCCTGACCGTTTTGGTGACGTCTTGGACCGAGAAAAAACAGCGCCGTCAGTCAGCTGGAACCCTCCTGGCTCTGAATGCCTCCCTCTGCCCAATTGTGCTGGCAGTGGTGACCCTCTCTGCCTTGCTCTCTGCCCCTCTTCTGCCCCTCTTCACCCTGCCCATCTTCCTGGTGGGGTTCCCCAGGCCTCAGCGCAGTTGGCCAGGGCCCGTGGGCACTGCTTGTCCCTGCCTAGATTCCATCTTCTACCAGCAGATGAGCGGAAGTCTTGCTTCTGCTTTAAGGACGGCCTTTGCAAGAGGGTCACTGG GTTCTTTAGCTCCCGGCTCTCATTTTCTTGGCCGCTTTCAGGACCGCATGGTTTGGATAATGATCTTGGAGAGAGGCTATGGTTACTGTACCATCAACATTAAg ggtCTAGAGCTGCAAGAGACATCTTGCCACACGGTGGAGGCACGGAGGGTTGATGAGGTTTTTGAGGCTGCTTTTGAGCGCCCTGAGCGACTTGGCTTCACCCAGGGCTTTAACTTGCACTGGGGAAATGCCCTCACCCCTTGTGCCGCCCTTGCAGTGCAAGTCTACTCCGATGCCCGAAACGTCCTCTCAGGCATCATTGACTCCCATGATAACTTGAGGAAGCTTCAAGATGATTTTCTTAAAGCACTGGTCTGGTTGCTCCTTAGATACTGTGTGCAGAAGCACAAGGGATTTCTATGGAGCAGTGAGGAAGGATCTGGGGTTGGAGGCAGAAAGTCACAGTCTTCACAGCTGTTACAGACTACATGTAACCAGCCACCTGAGGCTGTCATTGTGGAATCTAATGTGTCCTCTCTCAGATACAGACAGGACAGCTCCAGCTTGACTTCCTTTGGTGACTGGTCAGATGAGGATGACTTATTTGGACCTCAACCAGCCAGACGGACGGTGGCACTAGTGACTGCAGAGGCCCAGGTTGGACACACAGCACTGCAGACAGGGGTCTCTCTGCCAGGCTCTGTGGAGATGGACAGTCTTTTTGAAAACATGGCTCTCTCTGCCTTGCAGCCACTGCAGCCTCTGGGACTGGGCATTGGGATGCCAGCTGTGGATAAAGGCCGAAACCCAGAGGTCTTCAGAGAAAGTCCTGGCTCTCTTCCTCATCTGAACTTCAGCTGCCCCCAGTCGGAGGTATTCAACCTTCCACCAGGGTGGAGGATGGCACCATTATTACCATCCCGCCTCCTCCAGCTCAGGTCTTTGTTTCCCGAAGACTGGTTTCGGTTTACTTTAGGCCAGTTTGGGCCTGCTGTGCAGGGCGAGGCCACAGAGGACATGACCAAAGCCCTAAAGGAAGATGAAGCCCTGAAAGAACTGCACACTCAGGTTGCACTTTCATGTCTCATCTCACTGGGGGCAGAGTCTGCTTTCACCAGTCCCAGTTATGTCTACAGGCTCTATTGTGGAGATGTACCTTGGACAGAAGGACTCAATTGGCTCTCCTCAAGTAAGGAACTTTATCAGCTTGCACTTCGGGCTTTCAG GTTCAGTTTCAAACTGCTGTTTGATCAAGCAAGCCTAGGGCCCATAGAGTCCCCTGAGGAATTGTTCAGCACCTTGGAGGAATACGAAAGAGACTGGTACATAGGCCTGGTGACAGAAAAAGGGTGGCATGACAGCATCCTTCAGGAGAAACCCTTCCTTTTCTCTTTAGGACAGGACCTTGCAATG GGTACCTACACAGGGAGAGTCCTGTCCCTGCAGGAGCAGCTGGTGCAGGTGGGCCGTCTGAATGGAGAAGGGGTACGAGGACAATGGGCAAACCTTTCCTGGGAGCTCCTGTATGCTACTAATGATGACGAAGAACGTTACAGCATCCAAGCTCATCCCTTCATGCTAAGGAACCTAACTGTTCAGGCAGCCGATCCCCCCCTAGGATACCCTATTTACTCCTCAGCCCCACTTCACTTTCCCTGCCTCTGA